The sequence CGCGGCGCCCGCGGACCCGGACGTGCGGGGCGGCGGCGGGGACGCTGGCGCGCTTCGCGGGCACGAAGGACGAGCGGCGCGAGTCGGGGGCGGCGGCCGCCGCGGTGCGGAGGCGGCGGGCGCGGGTCGACAGCGGCACGGCGTCGACGGACGCGGACGCGGAGGCGGGCTCGGCGGATGCGGGCAGGTGGGTCGTGGGGACGGCGGGGGCCTCGACCGCGACGGGGACGGTGCGGGCGGGCGACACGGCCGGGGCATCCGGCGCGGAGGCGGCGGGCTGCTCGACGGCGTCCGCGGTGGGCTCGGCCTCGGTGGATGCCTGCTCGTCGATCACCTGGGGCGCGGATCCACCCGATGTCGCCTCGGCCGCACGGCGCTCGGCCTCGCGTCGCTCGCGTCGCGTCGGGTACACGACCCCTGCGGTCTCGTCGGGGGTCAGCACGAGGGCCGCCGGACGGAGGGCTGGGGGGCACGCGAGGCGTGGAGGACGGACAGGATCTGAGGACTCCTCGTGCAGGGGACAGGTGCTGCGCGGTGCCGGCCGACGTGCGTCGGGGCGTGCGCGTGCGACCGGTTCGAGGCCGGCCGCAAGGTAACGGATCGGTAAAGGCTAACCGGAGGAAGGGATTCGCGCCACCCGGGGGATGCGCGACGAGGCGCTGAGGGGCTATGCGCCGGGGCGCGCCAGGCGCTCCTCGAGGGCGCGCGCGAGCTCCGGATCCGCCGCGATGAGCAGCTCGGCGGATGCGGGTCCGCCGCCGATCCCGGTCACGCGCGCACCCGCCTCGGCGGCGATGAGCGCGCCCGCCGCGTGGTCCCAGGGCTTGAGCCCGCGCTCGAAGTAGGCGTCGGCGCGGCCCGCCGCCACGTTGCAGAGGTCGAGCGACGCGGCGCCGATGCGGCGGATGTCGCGCACCTCGCCGAGCAGGTCGGTGACCACGCGGCCCTGCTCCATCCGCTTCGCCGCCCCGTAGGAGAAGCCCGTCCCGACGAGCGCGAGGGACAGGGGCACGCCCGCGTTCACGGCGAGCGGGCGGCCGTCCAGCGTGGATCCGCCGCCCGCGGTGGCCGCGTACACCTCGCCGAGCGTGGGGTTCACGACGCAGCCGGCGCGCGCGGTCCAGGTCAGCGGATCCGCCTCGCCCTCGACGACGGCGATGCTCACCGCCCACGCGGGGATCCCGTAGAGGAAGTTGACGGTGCCGTCGATGGGGTCGACGACCCAGGTGAGGCCCGAGCTGCCCGTCGTGCCCTCGGACTCCTCGCCGAGGAAGCCGTCGTCGGGGCGCACCTCCTGGAGCGCCTGCCGGATGAGGTCCTCGGTCTCGCGGTCGGTGTGGGTGACGATGTCCTCGGGGCTGGACTTCGACGCGGCCACCTCGACCCCCTCCCGGCGGCGGCGGAGCGCGAGCTCCCCGGCGCGGGTGGCGATGTCGCGGGCGATGGTCAGGAGCGCGGCGTCGCCGGGGGAGGTCATGCTCCCACCCTGCCAGAGGTGCCGCGGGCGGCGGCGCGGCAGCACCCGGGCGGTGCGCCGCGGATCAGGCGGGCGCGACGCCCGTGCGCTCGTCGACCACGGGGGCCGCCGTCGCGTCCTCGCGGAGGCCCTTCCGCTCGACGCGGCGCGCGTTCCACAGCAGTGCGACGCCCAGGACCATCAGCACGCCCGCCGCGAGCAGCGCCCACGCGCCGCCCGCATGCGTCGTGATGAGCGCGGCCACGAGCGCGCCGAGCCCCATGCAGACGATCGCGCCGATGCGGCGGGCCCACGCGGCGCCCGTGCCGCCCGCCACGCGGCTGTCGGAGGAGAGGTTCACCATCGTCATGGTCACGACCACGGTGGAGAGGTCGCGCAGCCCGATGCTCTTCACGGCCGCCGCCTGCGCGCCGAGCAGCAGCGCGAGGAAGCCCGTGATCGCGATCATGACCCCGGTCTCGAGCACGCCGACCGCGAGCCAGACCACGGCGAGCGCGAGGGTCAGCAGCGTGCCCGTGACGAGGATCCAGACGGAGGAGCGCGGCAGGTGCACGTCGGTGGGCGCGCGGCGGGTGATGCGGGACGCGATGACCGCGCCGAGCATGAAGGCCACGAGCGCCACGAGGTTGTTGAGCACGGGGATGTCGGCGACGCCCGCGAGGCCGAAGCCGATGAAGAGGACGTTGCCGGTCATGTTGCCGGTGAACACGCGGTCGAGCGCGAGGTAGCTCACGCCGTCGATGGCGCCGGTCGCGGTGGTCATCACGAGCAGGGCGGCGATGTACGAGCCCTCGGGCCAGGGACGGGACACGGGCGGATCTCCTCGGCGGTCGGGCGGCGGATCCCCTCACCCTAGAGCCGGCCGACCGCCGCGGACGTCACGCGCCGGCGGCGTCCGGAGTCCCGTGCCGCCGCTCGAGGCGGCGCGCGTCCACCAGCATGCCGACCCCGGCCGCCATGAGCGTGCCCGCCACGAGCAGCGCCCACGGGGCGCCGATGCGCGTGGTGATGAGCGCCGAGACCAGCGCGCCGATCGCCATGCTCGCGATCGCGCCGAAGCGGCGGGCCCATGCGGCGCCCGAGCCGCCGGCGATGCGGCTGTCCGCGGACAGGCTCACGGCGGTCATCGTCACGACCACGGTGGAGAGGTCGGGCAGGCCGATGCTCTTCACGGAGGCCGCCTGCGCGCCGAGCAGCAGCGAGAAGAGGCCGGTGATGAGGATCATCACGCCCTTGTCGAGCGTGCCGACCGCGAACCAGACCCCCGCGAGCGCGAAGGTGGCCACGGTGCCCGTGACGAGGATCCCGACGGCGGACCGCGGCAGGCGCAGGTCCGTGGGCGCGCGGCAGGTGATGCGGGCCGCGAGGACCGCGCCGGCCATGAACGCGAGCAGCGCGACGACGTTGTTGAGCACGGGGACGCCGGCGACGCCCACCAGGCCGAAGCCGATGAAGATGACGTTGCCGGTCATGTTGCCGGTGAACACGCGGTCGAGGGCGAGGTAGCTGACGCCGTCGATCGCTCCGGTGGCGGCGGTCAGGACGAGCAGGGCGGCGATGTACGCGCCATGGGGCCGGTCTCGGGGCATGGGAGATCTCCTCGATGTCGGGACGGATGGCGCCCCAAATTAGGGGGCGTCCCTCCGTGGCCCCTGGATCAGGTCGTCTCGTCCCGCACCGCGCGCGCCGCCGCCGACGCGAGCCGCGACACCTCGTCGTCGTCGAGCACGAGCTGCCCGGCAGGCATCAGCTGCCGGATCTGCCGCACCGTGCGCGCGCCGACCAGCGCGCTCGCGATCCCCGGCCGCCCGAGCACCCAGGCGATGGCGACCTCGGCCACCGTGACGCCGCGCGACCGCGCGACCTCCTCGGCGGCCCGCACCGTGGCGTGCCCGCCGGGCGACATGTACTGCTCCGCGTCGAGCGCGCGGGCCGACGGCACCGCGGGCGCGCCCGGCAGGTACTTGCCCGTGAGGAAGCCCTTCGCCAGCACGCTGTGGGCGACGAGGCCGACGCCCTCCTGACGGACGACCGCCTGCAGCCGCCCCTCGGTGCGCTCGCGCGCCAGCAGGCTGTACTCCTCCTGCACCACGCCCACCGGCACCGCGCCGGATCCGTGGGCGAGCGCGAGCGCCTCCTCCAGCCGCTCGGGCGTGAAGCCCGAGACGCCCACGACCCGCGCCTTGCCGCCCTTCACGAGGTCGGACAGCGCGGCGACGGTCTCCTCGAGCGGCGTGCGGGTGTCGTCGAGGTGGGCGTGCACGATGTCCACGTGGTCCGTGCCGAGCCGGCGG is a genomic window of Clavibacter capsici containing:
- a CDS encoding inositol monophosphatase family protein — its product is MTSPGDAALLTIARDIATRAGELALRRRREGVEVAASKSSPEDIVTHTDRETEDLIRQALQEVRPDDGFLGEESEGTTGSSGLTWVVDPIDGTVNFLYGIPAWAVSIAVVEGEADPLTWTARAGCVVNPTLGEVYAATAGGGSTLDGRPLAVNAGVPLSLALVGTGFSYGAAKRMEQGRVVTDLLGEVRDIRRIGAASLDLCNVAAGRADAYFERGLKPWDHAAGALIAAEAGARVTGIGGGPASAELLIAADPELARALEERLARPGA
- a CDS encoding YoaK family protein; this encodes MSRPWPEGSYIAALLVMTTATGAIDGVSYLALDRVFTGNMTGNVLFIGFGLAGVADIPVLNNLVALVAFMLGAVIASRITRRAPTDVHLPRSSVWILVTGTLLTLALAVVWLAVGVLETGVMIAITGFLALLLGAQAAAVKSIGLRDLSTVVVTMTMVNLSSDSRVAGGTGAAWARRIGAIVCMGLGALVAALITTHAGGAWALLAAGVLMVLGVALLWNARRVERKGLREDATAAPVVDERTGVAPA
- a CDS encoding YoaK family protein, whose amino-acid sequence is MPRDRPHGAYIAALLVLTAATGAIDGVSYLALDRVFTGNMTGNVIFIGFGLVGVAGVPVLNNVVALLAFMAGAVLAARITCRAPTDLRLPRSAVGILVTGTVATFALAGVWFAVGTLDKGVMILITGLFSLLLGAQAASVKSIGLPDLSTVVVTMTAVSLSADSRIAGGSGAAWARRFGAIASMAIGALVSALITTRIGAPWALLVAGTLMAAGVGMLVDARRLERRHGTPDAAGA
- a CDS encoding aldo/keto reductase; this translates as MQFPAAPGPSTRALGTSGVVVSTLGLGTSGFGWTADREAAWAILDAYREEGGTFVDTASSYSQWVPGHAGGESETIIGGWLAARGCRDAVVVGTKVGKSRDAPGTSAASIRRGVDASLRRLGTDHVDIVHAHLDDTRTPLEETVAALSDLVKGGKARVVGVSGFTPERLEEALALAHGSGAVPVGVVQEEYSLLARERTEGRLQAVVRQEGVGLVAHSVLAKGFLTGKYLPGAPAVPSARALDAEQYMSPGGHATVRAAEEVARSRGVTVAEVAIAWVLGRPGIASALVGARTVRQIRQLMPAGQLVLDDDEVSRLASAAARAVRDETT